Proteins encoded by one window of Manihot esculenta cultivar AM560-2 chromosome 10, M.esculenta_v8, whole genome shotgun sequence:
- the LOC110625259 gene encoding WRKY transcription factor 55, with the protein MDEFISLILQGVKLAKDLEPAVQNLATHQNQEMISKLDEIIRVFISARERLSSHQDVSQMLQQQQQPQIDPSLQEYWLRTKMVELFQSQLMAERMSSSSGLENKQAEGGLAMELSGRDVQAMASSSAQRPRRRKDDADKRTMRVPAPRMGNTEIPPEDGYTWRKYGQKEILGSRFPRGYYRCTHQKLYQCPAKKQVQRLDDDPYTFEVTYRGDHICHMSATAPSVPPPQLPEITREMTQSAMAAQPPPWLEFSLGGSGSSMAAAGPSTVRYGKEAEFPVADMADVMFNSGSSSSNSMESIFTYMEGKWEPEEKKN; encoded by the exons ATGGATGAGTTCATTTCTTTAATCCTTCAGGGGGTCAAGTTAGCTAAAGACCTTGAACCCGCCGTGCAAAACTTAGCCACCCACCAAAACCAAGAGATGATTTCTAAGTTAGATGAGATCATTAGAGTTTTCATTTCTGCTAGGGAGAGATTAAGTTCTCATCAAGACGTTTCTCAAATGCTGCAGCAACAACAGCAGCCGCAGATTGATCCAAGCTTGCAGGAGTATTGGCTAAGGACTAAAATGGTAGAGTTGTTTCAATCACAACTAATGGCTGAGAGGATGAGCAGCAGTTCAGGATTGGAGAATAAGCAAGCAGAAGGAGGTTTGGCTATGGAATTGAGTGGCAGAGATGTTCAGGCAATGGCTTCATCATCAGCGCAAAGACCGCGAAGAAG GAAAGATGATGCAGACAAAAGGACGATGAGGGTACCTGCACCTCGGATGGGAAACACTGAAATCCCACCGGAGGATGGCTACACTTGGAGGAAATATGGTCAGAAAGAAATATTAGGGTCAAGGTTCCCAAG GGGTTACTACAGGTGCACTCACCAAAAACTATACCAGTGTCCAGCTAAGAAGCAAGTTCAGAGACTGGACGATGATCCCTACACTTTTGAAGTCACGTATCGGGGCGATCACATTTGCCACATGTCTGCTACTGCACCGTCAGTTCCACCTCCTCAATTGCCGGAAATTACCCGGGAGATGACTCAGAGTGCTATGGCTGCTCAGCCTCCACCTTGGCTGGAATTTAGTCTAGGTGGTAGTGGGAGTAGCATGGCGGCTGCAGGTCCTTCCACCGTCCGATATGGTAAAGAAGCTGAATTTCCGGTAGCAGATATGGCTGATGTGATGTTTAATTCAGGCAGCAGTAGTAGCAATAGCATGGAATCGATTTTCACTTACATGGAAGGTAAATGGGAGCCAGAGGAGAAGAAAAATTGA
- the LOC110624452 gene encoding pentatricopeptide repeat-containing protein At2g40720, with protein sequence MYSSKLISREISYLANYHVSPFLFNAEIKALVLQGQCFEALQLYSRNPLNTTRFIYPSLLKACASLSNLQYGKIIHSTIITTGVFFDQFIATSLIDMYVKCGSLSDAVHVFDKLPGSGVVVQDVAIWNSIIDGYFRFGHLKEGVGQFHRMQLVGVRPDPYSLCILLGDHGYVGYKEVKQIHGYSVRNVSTSDLFLETALMDAYFSCGRPEDAWCLFKELEDQSNIVAWNVMIGGLGQNRLRERSLELYLLMKNKNVKPVSSSFTRIIHVCSEGEFVTFGNQVHCDAIKLGFENDPYVCTSLLIMHAKCQLVEQAEKVFNQVPHKEVELWNAMISAYVGNGRAYDALKIYKQMRLSKHLPDSFTISTILSSISMVAFYDFGRLIHTELVKRPIENNLTVQSALLTMYSRCGNNDDSYSVFSIMKERDVVAWGSMISGFCQNRQYKEAAEIFRAMKADGVKVDSDIMASIISACTGIEKVESGCVVHGFVIKNGLEMDIFVASSLVDMYSKFGFPDRAGNVFSDMRFKNLVAWNSIISCYSRNGLSELSIGLFPQILQNGFYPDSVTFTSVLVAISSVAALLKGKSVHGYLIKLRNPFTFDIQVENTLLDMYIKCGFLKYAEHIFQSMPQNNLVAWNSMISGYGSQGECFKALRLFDEMRSSEITPDDVTFLSLLSACNHSGLIDKGLDLFEMMRNEYVIEPRMEHYVNIVDLFGRAGRVDDAYSFVKNMPIEPDKSIWLSLLSSCRIHHNLELGEMVANELLKVQPSSGSNYVQLLNIYGEAELWDRAANLRASMKEKGLKKTPGCSWIEVRDRVDTFFSGDCSSPRTTEIYETLSSLKRNMVKKQSNYEIEIL encoded by the coding sequence ATGTATTCCAGTAAACTCATTTCTCGCGAAATTTCTTATCTAGCGAATTACCATGTGTCCCCATTCTTGTTCAATGCCGAAATCAAAGCCTTGGTTCTGCAAGGACAATGCTTTGAAGCCTTGCAATTGTACTCTAGAAATCCTCTTAACACAACCAGATTCATCTACCCTTCTCTCCTCAAGGCCTGTGCTTCTCTTTCAAATCTTCAGTATGGGAAAATTATACACTCCACAATTATCACGACAGGCGTATTCTTTGATCAATTTATCGCTACTTCACTTATTGACATGTACGTTAAATGTGGGTCTCTCTCAGATGCAGTTCATGTGTTTGATAAATTGCCTGGCAGCGGAGTTGTAGTTCAGGATGTTGCAATATGGAACTCTATAATTGATGGGTATTTTCGTTTTGGTCATCTTAAAGAAGGTGTAGGGCAATTTCATCGGATGCAGTTAGTAGGTGTTAGGCCTGATCCCTATTCATTGTGTATTCTACTTGGTGATCATGGATATGTAGGATATAAGGAAGTGAAGCAAATTCATGGTTATAGTGTTAGAAACGTCTCGACTAGCGACCTTTTCTTGGAGACTGCACTTATGGATGCATACTTTAGTTGTGGTAGACCGGAAGATGCGTGGTGTTTGTTCAAAGAGTTGGAAGATCAGAGCAATATTGTAGCATGGAATGTGATGATTGGAGGCTTAGGACAAAATCGTTTGCGGGAAAGGAGCTTGGagttatatttattaatgaagAATAAGAATGTTAAACCTGTGTCATCATCATTTACTAGAATTATACATGTTTGTAGTGAAGGTGAATTTGTGACTTTCGGCAACCAGGTTCATTGTGATGCAATCAAGTTGGGTTTTGAGAATGATCCTTACGTTTGTACTTCTCTTCTGATCATGCATGCCAAGTGCCAACTGGTTGAACAAGCAGAAAAAGTCTTTAATCAAGTGCCACATAAAGAAGTTGAATTATGGAATGCAATGATATCAGCTTATGTTGGTAATGGACGTGCTTATGATGCTTTGAAAATCTACAAACAAATGAGGCTGAGTAAACATCTTCCAGATTCTTTTACTATTTCAACTATTTTATCATCTATCAGCATGGTTGCATTCTATGATTTTGGTAGGTTGATTCATACAGAGCTAGTGAAAAGACCCATAGAGAATAATCTTACTGTACAGAGCGCATTGCTAACTATGTACTCTAGATGTGGGAATAATGATGATTCTTATTCAGTTTTTAGTATAATGAAGGAAAGGGATGTGGTTGCATGGGGCTCTATGATATCAGGTTTTTGCCAAAATAGGCAATACAAGGAAGCTGCGGAGATCTTCAGAGCAATGAAAGCAGATGGGGTGAAAGTAGATTCTGATATTATGGCAAGCATTATCAGTGCTTGTACAGGAATAGAGAAGGTAGAATCAGGTTGCGTCGTGCATGGATTTGTTATTAAAAATGGACTGGAAATGGACATTTTTGTTGCGAGTTCCCTCGTAGATATGTATTCCAAATTTGGTTTTCCAGATAGGGCTGGAAATGTTTTTTCTGATATGCGCTTTAAGAACCTTGTGGCTTGGAACTCTATAATATCTTGCTATAGCCGGAATGGCCTATCAGAGTTGTCTATTGGTCTTTTTCCACAAAttttgcaaaatggtttttATCCAGATTCAGTAACCTTTACAAGTGTCCTTGTTGCTATTTCATCAGTTGCAGCATTGCTAAAAGGAAAGAGTGTACATGGGTACTTGATAAAACTCAGGAACCCATTCACTTTTGATATTCAAGTAGAAAATACATTACTTGATATGTACATCAAGTGTGGATTCTTGAAATATGCAGAGCATATTTTTCAAAGCATGCCTCAAAACAACTTGGTGGCATGGAATTCAATGATTTCAGGTTATGGATCTCAAGGGGAGTGCTTCAAAGCATTGAGATTATTTGATGAGATGAGAAGTTCTGAAATCACACCTGATGATGTTACTTTCCTTTCTCTGCTATCAGCTTGCAACCATTCTGGTTTAATTGACAAAGGCCTAGATCTGTTTGaaatgatgagaaatgagtatGTGATTGAGCCCAGAATGGAGCATTATGTAAATATAGTTGATCTTTTTGGTCGTGCAGGACGCGTAGACGATGCTTACTCTTTTGTGAAAAACATGCCCATTGAACCAGACAAGAGTATCTGGCTGTCTCTGTTATCTTCCTGTCGGATCCATCATAATCTAGAGCTTGGAGAAATGGTGGCCAATGAACTACTAAAGGTTCAGCCAAGCAGCGGCAGCAACTATGTCCAGCTGTTGAATATTTATGGAGAAGCTGAATTGTGGGATAGAGCAGCAAACTTAAGGGCAtcaatgaaagaaaaaggattGAAGAAGACTCCTGGATGCAGTTGGATTGAAGTGAGAGATAGGGTTGATACTTTCTTTTCTGGGGATTGTTCATCTCCAAGAACAACTGAGATATATGAGACATTGAGTAGTCTTAAGAGGAACATGGTTAAGAAACAAAGTAACTATGAAATTGAGATATTGTAA
- the LOC110624814 gene encoding transmembrane protein 87A, with the protein MVHCVFCNLSSNGQAIFIAIVICISLFSITHVDASIHEYKNEAFIRRSNSFFFHGGSEGLYASRLPNVLSSPEDKPLNGKSFIRFESITFQRTKESAENKNEMQQKTGLVEALIVEVTDRDKIGAAYLNSSALCCTADLAKDRACKAGEVIIHQDPNNPDGPKRLQTFFEGKNAEAKMNPQTIQINSTGMYYLYFMFCDPELIGMRVNGRTVWRNPDGYLPGKMGPMMTFFGLMSLAYLALGLVWFFWFVKYWKNIIHLHNHITVVIGLGMCEMAFWYFEYANFNSKGRRPIGITVWAVTFGAIKKTVSRLLLLVVSMGYGVVRPTLGGGITSKAMLLGITYFIASEALGLLENLGTINDFSGKARLVLVLPVALLDACFIVWIFSSLSQTLEKLQIRSAAKFALYQKFTNSLAIAVLISIAWIGIEMYFNATDPLSEMWKRAWIISAFWILLAFVLLVVICVLWAPSHNPTRYAFSEETVDNSDDDEDRIPLSGSAVKVVGDVATKLERKERKTSSAPEQYLLGHVEDLEEDKRE; encoded by the exons ATGGTGCATTGTGTTTTCTGTAATCTATCATCAAATGGGCAGGCCATTTTTATAGCTATAGTTATATGTATTAGTTTGTTTTCAATAACACATGTGGATGCTTCGATCCATGAATACAAGAACGAAGCTTTCATTCGTCGTTCAAATTCCTTCTTCTTCCATGGTGGCAGCGAAGGCCTTTATGCTTCTAGGCTTCCAAATGTACTCTCTTCTCCCGAAGACAAGCCCCTCAATGGCAAGTCCTTTATCAG ATTTGAATCAATCACTTTCCAAAGAACAAAAGAATCTGCTGAAAACAAGAATGAAATGCAGCAAAAGACTGGATTAGTTGAAGCTCTAATAGTAGAGGTCACAGATAGAGACAAAATTGGGGCTGCTTATTTGAATTCTAGTGCACTATGCTGTACTGCAGATCTTGCCAAGGATAGGGCCTGCAAGGCAGGAGAGGTAATAATCCACCAAGACCCCAATAACCCAGATGGGCCAAAAAGACTCCAGACCTTCTTCGAAGGAAAAAATGCAGAGGCTAAAATGAATCCCCAAACAATTCAGATCAACAGCACTGGGATGTATTATCTGTACTTTATGTTTTGTGATCCAGAACTTATAGGGATGAGAGTCAATGGCAGGACAGTGTGGAGGAACCCAGATGGTTATCTTCCTGGAAAGATGGGCCCAATGATGACTTTCTTTGGGCTCATGTCTTTAGCTTACCTTGCTCTGGGACTTGTCTGGTTTTTCTGGTTTGTCAAGTACtggaaaaatattattcatttgCACAATCACATTACAGTTGTGATAGGTTTGGGAATGTGTGAAATGGCTTTCTGGTACTTTGAATATGCaaatttcaattcaaaaggaagaaGGCCGATTGGAATTACTGTGTGGGCAGTTACCTTTGGTGCTATTAAGAAGACTGTTTCCCGTTTGCTTCTTTTGGTGGTTTCAATGGGATATGGTGTTGTGCGGCCAACTCTTGGTGGTGGTATAACTTCAAAAGCAATGCTCCTTGGTATCACATATTTCATTGCTTCTGAAGCACTTGGCCTGCTTGAGAACTTGGGGACTATCAATGACTTTTCTGGGAAAGCAAGGCTAGTGCTTGTGTTGCCTGTGGCTCTCTTGGATGCCTGCTTTATTGTTTGGATTTTTTCATCATTATCCCAAACTCTAGAGAAGCTTCAG ATAAGAAGTGCAGCTAAATTTGCACTCTATCAGAAATTTACTAATTCCCTTGCAATAGCAGTGCTGATCTCCATTGCATGGATTGGAATTGAG ATGTACTTCAATGCAACTGATCCATTGAGTGAAATGTGGAAAAGAGCATGGATCATCTCAGCTTTCTGGATTTTGCTTGCATTTGTGCTACTGGTGGTCATATGCGTTCTTTGGGCTCCATCCCATAACCCAACAAG ATATGCATTTTCCGAGGAGACGGTGGATAAttctgatgatgatgaagatagGATTCCTCTGTCTGGGAGTGCAGTGAAGGTGGTTGGAGATGTAGCTACTAAGCTCGAAAGAAAGGAAAGGAAGACATCATCTGCACCAGAGCAGTATTTGCTTGGCCATGTTGAAGATCTCGAGGAAGACAAAAGAGAATAA
- the LOC110624813 gene encoding N-terminal kinase-like protein isoform X2, with translation MVSSAFALHPNILSFLYSTEVETFDGSTSRITLYMVTEPVMPLSDKIKELGLEGTQRDEYYAWGLHQIAKAVSFLNNDCKLVHGNVSLASVVVTPTLDWKLHAFDVLSEFDGNSESATGPMLQYEWLVGLQYKPMELAKSDWVAIRKSPPWAIDSWGLGCFIYELFSGTKLGKTEELRNTGSIPKSLLQDYQRLLSSMPSRRMNTSKLLENSEYFQNKLVDTIHFMEIFTLKDSVEKDTFFRKLPNLAEQLPRQIVLKKLLPLLASALEFGSAAAPALTAFLKMGSWLPAEEFNVKVLPTIVKLFASNDRAVRVSLLQHIDQFGESLSAQVVDEQVYPHIATGFSDTSAFLRELTLKSMLVLAPKLSQRTISGSLLKYLSKLQVDEEPAIRTNTTILLGNIASYLNEGTRKRVLINAFTVRALRDTFSPARGAGIMALCATSSYYDINEIATRILPNVVVLTIDADSDVRSKAFKAVDQFLQILKQYYEKTTAGDTSAAGTVGISSIPGNASLLGWAMSSLTLKGKPSEQASLPPINSGAPLSSTASNASSAMDAPSTAPARVNSSTDLADQPVPVSPTSTDGWGEIENGIHEEIDSEKDGWDDIEPLEEPKASQALANIQAAQKQPVSQPKPEAATLRPKNTVKATKDDDDLWGSIAAPAPRSTSKPLNVKAASTLDDDDPWAAIAAPPPTTRARPLAAGRGRGAKLAAPKLGAQRINRTSSGM, from the exons ATGGTGTCAAGCGCCTTCGCACT GCATCCAAATATTCTATCATTTCTATACAGTACTGAGGTTGAAACTTTTGATGGTTCTACCTCAAGGATTACTTTGTATATGGTGACTGAACCTGTTATGCCATTATCTGACAAGATCAAGGAGCTAGGTTTAGAAGGCACACAAAG AGATGAGTACTATGCTTGGGGGCTCCACCAGATAGCTAAAGCTGTGAGCTTTTTGAATAATGATTGTAAACTT GTACATGGTAATGTTTCCTTGGCCAGTGTTGTTGTCACCCCAACTCTAGACTGGAAGCTGCATGCTTTTGATGTCTTATCTGAATTTGATGGAAATAGTGAAAGTGCAACTGGACCAATGCTG CAATATGAGTGGCTTGTTGGACTACAGTACAAACCAATGGAGTTGGCTAAGTCTGACTGGGTTGCGATCAGAAAATCTCCACCTTGGGCCATTGATTCCTGGGGTTTGG GTTGTTTTATATATGAACTCTTTTCTGGTACCAAATTGGGGAAAACAGAGGAGTTGCGCAACACTGGTTCCATTCCAAAG TCATTGCTTCAGGATTACCAGCGGCTCCTGAGTTCTATGCCCTCTCGCAGGATGAATACGTCAAAGCTTCTAGAAAATAGTG AATACTTTCAAAATAAGTTGGTGGATACCATACACTTCATGGAAATTTTTACATTGAAAGACAGTGTTGAGAAGGATACCTTCTTTCGTAAACTTCCAAATTTAGCAGAGCAGCTTCCTCGCCAAATTGTGCTGAAAAAG CTGCTTCCTTTATTAGCTTCTGCCCTTGAATTTGGCTCTGCTGCTGCTCCTGCTTTGACTGCATTTTTGAAAATGGGTTCTTGGCTTCCAGCCGAAGAATTTAATGTCAAG gtaTTGCCAACAATTGTGAAACTGTTTGCCTCAAATGACCGTGCTGTTCGAGTCAGTCTCTTACAGCATATTGATCAATTTGGAGAGTCATTATCAGCACAAGTTGTCGATGAGCAA GTTTACCCTCACATTGCTACTGGATTCTCTGACACATCTGCTTTCCTCCGTGAATTGACCCTCAAATCTATGCTTGTTTTGGCACCGAAG CTTTCCCAACGTACTATTTCAGGATCCTTATTGAAGTATCTTTCAAAGTTGCAG GTTGATGAAGAGCCTGCAATCAGAACAAACACCACCATATTACTGGGGAATATTGCAAGTTATCTAAATGAAGGG ACCAGGAAGAGAGTACTAATTAATGCTTTTACTGTCCGCGCACTGCGTGACACTTTTTCTCCTGCTAGAGGAGCAG GAATAATGGCTTTGTGTGCCACTAGTTCTTATTACGACATAAATGAGATTGCAACTCGAATTCTTCCCAATGTTGTTGTACTCACCATTGATGCTGACAG TGATGTTCGATCAAAAGCATTTAAAGCTGTTGATCAATTTCTGCAAATACTCAAGCAGTATTATGAAAAG ACAACTGCAGGAGATACCAGTGCAGCTGGAACTGTGGGAATCTCATCAATACCAGGAAATGCTAGTTTACTGGG ATGGGCTATGAGTTCCTTGACTCTCAAGGGTAAACCATCTGAGCAAGCTTCACTTCCTCCTATAAATTCTGGAGCACCTCTAAGTTCTACTGCCTCCAATGCCAGCTCAG CCATGGATGCTCCAAGCACTGCGCCAGCCCGTGTAAATTCCAGTACAGACTTAGCCGATCAACCAGTGCCTGTGTCTCCCACTTCAACGGATGGATGGGGAGAAATTGAAAATGGAATTCATGAAGAGATAGATAGTGAGAAAGATGGTTGGGATGATATTGAACCTCTTGAAGAGCCAAAAGCATCTCAAGCTCTTGCGAACATTCAAGCTGCTCAAAAGCAGCCAGTCTCTCAGCCAAAACCAGAAG CTGCTACTTTGCGACCTAAAAATACGGTAAAGGCAACGAAAGATGATGACGATTTATGGGGTTCCATAGCTGCCCCTGCTCCAAGATCGACATCAAAACCTTTGAATGTGAAAGCAGCATCAACacttgatgatgatgatccTTGGGCTGCCATTGCTGCTCCTCCACCTACTACAAGAGCCAGACCATTGGCAGCTGGTAGAGGCCGAGGAGCTAAACTTGCTGCTCCAAAACTGGGCGCACAAAGGATAAACCGGACATCCTCTGGAATGTAA
- the LOC110624083 gene encoding probable WRKY transcription factor 70: MATPWPENPSTSRERVIKELIQGQEIATHLQFLLKKPYGDDGFLSANELVVKILRSFTEALSLLTSCDFVEILQNQTTSQVDSVGCDDRRSEDSGESRKRPTTKDSRGSYKRKKISQSCTIVSPTTEDGLAWRKYGQKEILNAKYPRSYFRCTHKYDQGCKATKQVQRMEEDPQMFRTIYIGDHTCRDILKVPQIITEPDSHMLQHKEEAPLSDLTDNLSSLDPIMWKDLVSFESSDEPAAADSITMCAEGSCQSYDMDLVVKAIDFDSDLQFDESDFNYLS, encoded by the exons ATGGCAACTCCTTGGCCTGAAAATCCATCAACCAGCAGAGAAAGGGTGATAAAAGAGCTCATTCAAGGCCAAGAAATTGCAACCCATCTTCAATTTCTCCTCAAGAAACCTTATGGAGATGATGGGTTTCTCTCAGCTAATGAGCTTGTAGTCAAGATCTTGAGATCTTTCACTGAAGCTCTTTCCTTGCTGACTTCTTGTGATTTTGTTGAGATTCTTCAGAACCAGACAACTTCCCAAGTGGATTCAGTTGGTTGTGATGACCGGAGATCTGAAGATTCCGGCGAGAGCAGGAAGAGGCCAACTACCAAGGATAGTAGGGGTAGCTACAAGAGAAA AAAGATTTCCCAGTCATGCACAATAGTCTCACCTACAACAGAAGATGGTCTTGCATGGAGAAAATATGGGCAAAAGGAGATCCTCAATGCTAAATACCCAAG GAGCTATTTTAGGTGTACCCACAAGTACGATCAAGGGTGCAAGGCAACAAAGCAAGTCCAGAGAATGGAAGAAGACCCACAAATGTTTCGGACCATTTACATTGGTGATCATACCTGCAGAGACATCCTCAAGGTTCCACAGATCATCACAGAACCAGATTCTCATATGCTCCAACACAAAGAAGAAGCCCCCTTAAGCGATCTAACAGATAATCTTTCATCTTTGGACCCAATCATGTGGAAGGATCTTGTATCATTTGAATCATCAGATGAGCCTGCAGCAGCAGATTCTATTACAATGTGTGCGGAGGGTAGTTGTCAGAGTTATGACATGGATTTGGTAGTGAAGGCCATTGATTTTGATAGTGATCTTCAATTCGATGAAAGTGATTTCAACTACCTAAGCTAA
- the LOC110624813 gene encoding N-terminal kinase-like protein isoform X1 — MFKFLKGVVGGSGTGLKDLPYNVGEPYPTAWGSWTHHRGTSKDDGSPVSIFSLSGSNAQDGHLAAGRNGVKRLRTVRHPNILSFLYSTEVETFDGSTSRITLYMVTEPVMPLSDKIKELGLEGTQRDEYYAWGLHQIAKAVSFLNNDCKLVHGNVSLASVVVTPTLDWKLHAFDVLSEFDGNSESATGPMLQYEWLVGLQYKPMELAKSDWVAIRKSPPWAIDSWGLGCFIYELFSGTKLGKTEELRNTGSIPKSLLQDYQRLLSSMPSRRMNTSKLLENSEYFQNKLVDTIHFMEIFTLKDSVEKDTFFRKLPNLAEQLPRQIVLKKLLPLLASALEFGSAAAPALTAFLKMGSWLPAEEFNVKVLPTIVKLFASNDRAVRVSLLQHIDQFGESLSAQVVDEQVYPHIATGFSDTSAFLRELTLKSMLVLAPKLSQRTISGSLLKYLSKLQVDEEPAIRTNTTILLGNIASYLNEGTRKRVLINAFTVRALRDTFSPARGAGIMALCATSSYYDINEIATRILPNVVVLTIDADSDVRSKAFKAVDQFLQILKQYYEKTTAGDTSAAGTVGISSIPGNASLLGWAMSSLTLKGKPSEQASLPPINSGAPLSSTASNASSAMDAPSTAPARVNSSTDLADQPVPVSPTSTDGWGEIENGIHEEIDSEKDGWDDIEPLEEPKASQALANIQAAQKQPVSQPKPEAATLRPKNTVKATKDDDDLWGSIAAPAPRSTSKPLNVKAASTLDDDDPWAAIAAPPPTTRARPLAAGRGRGAKLAAPKLGAQRINRTSSGM; from the exons atgtttaaatttttgaaaggaGTTGTGGGTGGATCTGGTACTGGACTTAAGGATCTCCCTTATAATGTCGGCGAACCTTACCCTACTGCTTGGGGCTCCTGGACTCACCATAGGGGCACCTCCAAG GATGATGGATCTCCAGTCTCAATATTTTCACTTTCTGGAAGTAATGCTCAAGATGGACATCTAGCAGCAGGCCGTAATGGTGTCAAGCGCCTTCGCACT GTCAGGCATCCAAATATTCTATCATTTCTATACAGTACTGAGGTTGAAACTTTTGATGGTTCTACCTCAAGGATTACTTTGTATATGGTGACTGAACCTGTTATGCCATTATCTGACAAGATCAAGGAGCTAGGTTTAGAAGGCACACAAAG AGATGAGTACTATGCTTGGGGGCTCCACCAGATAGCTAAAGCTGTGAGCTTTTTGAATAATGATTGTAAACTT GTACATGGTAATGTTTCCTTGGCCAGTGTTGTTGTCACCCCAACTCTAGACTGGAAGCTGCATGCTTTTGATGTCTTATCTGAATTTGATGGAAATAGTGAAAGTGCAACTGGACCAATGCTG CAATATGAGTGGCTTGTTGGACTACAGTACAAACCAATGGAGTTGGCTAAGTCTGACTGGGTTGCGATCAGAAAATCTCCACCTTGGGCCATTGATTCCTGGGGTTTGG GTTGTTTTATATATGAACTCTTTTCTGGTACCAAATTGGGGAAAACAGAGGAGTTGCGCAACACTGGTTCCATTCCAAAG TCATTGCTTCAGGATTACCAGCGGCTCCTGAGTTCTATGCCCTCTCGCAGGATGAATACGTCAAAGCTTCTAGAAAATAGTG AATACTTTCAAAATAAGTTGGTGGATACCATACACTTCATGGAAATTTTTACATTGAAAGACAGTGTTGAGAAGGATACCTTCTTTCGTAAACTTCCAAATTTAGCAGAGCAGCTTCCTCGCCAAATTGTGCTGAAAAAG CTGCTTCCTTTATTAGCTTCTGCCCTTGAATTTGGCTCTGCTGCTGCTCCTGCTTTGACTGCATTTTTGAAAATGGGTTCTTGGCTTCCAGCCGAAGAATTTAATGTCAAG gtaTTGCCAACAATTGTGAAACTGTTTGCCTCAAATGACCGTGCTGTTCGAGTCAGTCTCTTACAGCATATTGATCAATTTGGAGAGTCATTATCAGCACAAGTTGTCGATGAGCAA GTTTACCCTCACATTGCTACTGGATTCTCTGACACATCTGCTTTCCTCCGTGAATTGACCCTCAAATCTATGCTTGTTTTGGCACCGAAG CTTTCCCAACGTACTATTTCAGGATCCTTATTGAAGTATCTTTCAAAGTTGCAG GTTGATGAAGAGCCTGCAATCAGAACAAACACCACCATATTACTGGGGAATATTGCAAGTTATCTAAATGAAGGG ACCAGGAAGAGAGTACTAATTAATGCTTTTACTGTCCGCGCACTGCGTGACACTTTTTCTCCTGCTAGAGGAGCAG GAATAATGGCTTTGTGTGCCACTAGTTCTTATTACGACATAAATGAGATTGCAACTCGAATTCTTCCCAATGTTGTTGTACTCACCATTGATGCTGACAG TGATGTTCGATCAAAAGCATTTAAAGCTGTTGATCAATTTCTGCAAATACTCAAGCAGTATTATGAAAAG ACAACTGCAGGAGATACCAGTGCAGCTGGAACTGTGGGAATCTCATCAATACCAGGAAATGCTAGTTTACTGGG ATGGGCTATGAGTTCCTTGACTCTCAAGGGTAAACCATCTGAGCAAGCTTCACTTCCTCCTATAAATTCTGGAGCACCTCTAAGTTCTACTGCCTCCAATGCCAGCTCAG CCATGGATGCTCCAAGCACTGCGCCAGCCCGTGTAAATTCCAGTACAGACTTAGCCGATCAACCAGTGCCTGTGTCTCCCACTTCAACGGATGGATGGGGAGAAATTGAAAATGGAATTCATGAAGAGATAGATAGTGAGAAAGATGGTTGGGATGATATTGAACCTCTTGAAGAGCCAAAAGCATCTCAAGCTCTTGCGAACATTCAAGCTGCTCAAAAGCAGCCAGTCTCTCAGCCAAAACCAGAAG CTGCTACTTTGCGACCTAAAAATACGGTAAAGGCAACGAAAGATGATGACGATTTATGGGGTTCCATAGCTGCCCCTGCTCCAAGATCGACATCAAAACCTTTGAATGTGAAAGCAGCATCAACacttgatgatgatgatccTTGGGCTGCCATTGCTGCTCCTCCACCTACTACAAGAGCCAGACCATTGGCAGCTGGTAGAGGCCGAGGAGCTAAACTTGCTGCTCCAAAACTGGGCGCACAAAGGATAAACCGGACATCCTCTGGAATGTAA